The nucleotide window CGCGACCGGTGAGGATGCCGCCGCCGACGGCGCCCCCGCCGGCCCCGGTGAACCGGGGGAGGGGGCCGTCACCACCAAGCTGGCGGGCAGCCTGGTCCGATGGTCCCTGGAGGATGGCGCCGGCGTCTCCGCCGGTGATGCTGTCGCGGTGGTCGAAGCGATGAAGATGGAATCCACTGTGGCAGCTCCGAGCAGCGGGACGTTCTCCCGCGAGGAGCTTCAGCCCGGGGCCGCCCTGAAGGCCGGGCAGGTCCTCGGGCGGATCGACTGAGAACTCCGACCGCGAGCGAGCGCTCCGATCGTAAGCCCCGGCACTCGGTTAGATTGGTGGGATGACCGACGTGATGTGGCACTCCCTCTCGGCCGAGGGGCTCAGCGAACACGCCCACGCTCCGGAGCGTGTGGCGGAGCTGCTGCGCGGCGCCATCTCGGCCGGTGCGATCCGCCCCGGCACCAAGCTTCCCGAGGTCCAGCTGACCCATCAGCTGGAGATCTCCCGGCACACCCTGCGCAGCGGATTTCAGATACTCGCCGCCGAGGGGCTGGTGGAGAAGCACCCGAACCGTGGAGTCTTCGTCCACCAGCCCACCGCCGAGGACATCGAGGAGATCTATCGGGTACGTCGGGTGCTCGAGGTGGGAGCGGTACGGACGGCAGATTTTCCGCCCGAGGAGCTGGAACAGCTGCACCTGATCGTCTCTGGGGCTGAGCTGGCGCGCGAACTCGGTGATGTGCCCGCGATGGCCCAGGCCAATCAGGTGTTCCACCGGACGATCGCCGCCCAGGTGCGCAGCCCCATGATCGACGCGCTCATGGAGCAGGTGCTCGCCCGCATGCGCCTGGCGTTTCATGCCAAATCCGAGCAGCCGAGCTTCCACCACACCTATATCCGGCGCAACGGCGAGCTTGCGACGCTGCTCAGCTCCGGCGATCGCCAGGCTGCCGAGGACTACCTGGTCGAGTATCTCGGAGCCGCTGAGGCGGAGCTGCTAGAACACCTGGACAGCTGAAACTGGGTGCCGTGAGCTCTACTCGCGGCGTCGGTAGGGGTCCACCTGGGGTCGCTGATACGCCAGCTCCCCACCTTGGCGTCCTCCGTAGGGGCGTCCGTGATCGGCGTACTCCTCGCGCAGGAACACCAGCCGCCACGCTCCCAGGTCGATCCGCGAACCGGTGCGCAGGGTCACCGGCGCGCCAGGTTCGGCGCTGCGGCTGCCCCCGATGGAACCATGGCGGACGATCACGTATTCATCGAAATCATCGTGAAAAATCTCCGCGTGGACTGGTTCCAGGCCTGCCAGCTGAAGATCGGAGTTCTCGTCGCTGCCGATCAGGGTGCGGTCGGCGATGAGGTTGAACTCCAGCGGACCCGCGTCGTGCTGGTCTGCCCGGCTCATGATCAGCCGAGGTCGTCCGGAACCACGCGGCGCGTGAGTGGTGGTGATTCTGCGCCGGATGCGGCGGTTGAACGTGGGGATTGGCGGCCACGGCGTCTCCGGGGGAATCAGCGAGCCGGAGCTCTCTGCCCCGGAAGCTCCGGCATTCGCGAAACGCGGCAGCGATTTCATCGACCCCAGCCGAATGTGCTTCGAACGAGTCAGCAGGCGGCTCATCACCGTCGTCTTCACCGCGCCGAGGCTGACGATCTCCCCTGCAGGACCTGTGATGGACAGGGTGAGACCCTGAGCCGCCAATCGTGAAGCGAAGGCATCGGCCGCGCGAGTGATGGACCGAGGCATCCCGTCCAGCAGTGAAGCGTCCTCGGTGTGGATCTCGATGTGCTGACCTTCGGCCCTGATGCTCGCGTTCACCTGGCCCGACTCGGTGCCGTCCGCCTCGATCTGCGTGATCGAGGCGCTGATGTCGATGTCTAGTCGCATGGTGGCCCCTGACTCACCCGACGCAGCCCCTCAGGAGCTTGCTTCGTCGCTTGTGGTCACGCGGAGCGTCCCATTGAACTTCCATACGGCGCGCGGAGCGTCGGGTCCGATGTCCCTCGGGACCTCGACGGTCATGTCTTCCAGCGTGTAGTTCACCGCGGCGCCCCGGCCGGTGAGATAGGACCACATCTCCTGGCCCAGATCGGCCCAGTCACCGATCTGATGGGGTTGATTGCCTCCGGGATTCACGTTCTCAGAACGGGTGCTCTCAGTCATTGCTGTGGCTCCTGACCAGTTTCGGCGCCGCTGCATTGCGGTGCAGGTGATGGTGAGCTTTCGCTCACGGTCATCTTCTCCCCGCTGAGCCCGTTTAGGAAGACCTCACAGGCCGCTGACCTCATATGACGTGATATTACGCAGTGTTCACTGGCGGATGCCCACGTAGACGGTGTTCGAGGACGTCCCGCCGGTGAGGTGATTGTCGAAGTCGACGACATGGGCCTGAGTGTCGGCGAACACCGAGGCGAGGGTGGCGTGGAAGTCCTCGTCCGGCGCGTCGTCGGACCACAGCGTGAAGACGCCGCCGTCGTTGAGATGCTCAGCCAGCGCGGTGAGTCCGGGAGCCGTGTAGAGGTCAGCGTGACTCGGCGCGAGCGTATGCCGAGGCGAGTGGTCGACGTCGAGCAGGATCACGTCGTAGCGGGGGGCGTCCGCGGCTGGAGCCTGCCGGACGACGGCGAAGAAGTCGTCCCGACGCAGGCGCGTCCTGGGGTCCTCGACCAGAGCGGGGGAGACCGGAAGAAGCTTGCGCTGATGCCACCCGATGACTACACCGAGCGCATCGATGACCTCCAGGCTGCGGACGCGGGGATCGCCGAGCGCGGTGACGGCCGTGTAGCCCAGCCCCAGTCCGCCGACCAGGACATCCAGCTCGTCTCCGGCGGCCGCTGCCAGGCCGAGTGTGGCCATCTGCTCCTCCGCGACCGTGAAGAGGCTGGACATCAGGAATTCCTCACCGAGCTTCACCTCGTAGATGTCGGTGCCTGTGCCGACTTCGGTGCGTCGCCGGAGCATCAGCTCTCCCATGGGCGTCTGCTGGAAGTCGAGTTCTTCGAAACGTGCTTTCATCCTGGTGCCTCTCATTGGCTGGCTCTCCATCCTACGGAGCGCCCCGTCAGCCCTCGGTGGCGAACTGGGTGCGGTAGAGCTCGGCGTAGCGTCCGTCGGCGTCCAGGAGCTCTGGGTGGGTTCCGCGTTCGACGATCTGGCCCGCTTCGACGACCAGGATGGAGTCTGCGGCGCGGACCGTGGAGAGACGGTGTGCGATCACCAGGGCTGTGCGGCCCACGAGCGCCTCGGTGAGCGCTGCCTGCACTGCCGCCTCCGAGGTGGAGTCCAGCGCGGCCGTGGCCTCGTCGAGGATCACCACCTGGGGCTGGGCCAGCAGCAGGCGGGCGAGCGTCATCCGCTGGCGCTCTCCGCCGGAGAGTCGGTAGCCACGTTCGCCGACCACAGTGTCCAGCCCGTCGGGCATGGAGTGCACCAGCGCCTCGAGCCTGGCGCGGCGCAGCGCGTCCCAGACCTCCTCGTCGCTGGCCTCCGGTGCGGGCAGCGTCAGGTTCGCCCGAATGCTGTCGTGGAAGAGGTGCCCGTCCTGCGTGACCACGCCGAGCGTCGCGCGCAGGGAGGCGAAGCTGGTGTCGCGCAGATCCACGTCACCGACCTTCACCGAGCCCGAATCCACATCGTAGAGTCGCGCGAGCAGCGCGGCGATGGTCGATTTTCCGGCTCCCGATGAGCCCACCAGCGCCACGGTCTGGCCAGGTTCCACACGGAAGTCGATGCCGTGCAGCACCTCCTCGCCTCCGCGGGTGTCCAATGTGGCCACCTCTTCTAGGGAGGCGAGCGAGACCTTCTCCGCTGATGGGTAGGCGAAGGTGACCCCGTCGAACACGACCGACGCAGGACCCGCGGGGATCAGCTCGGGATGGGCCTTCTCCGTGATCAGCGGCTTGAGATCCAGCACCTCGAAGACCCGTTCGAAGCTGACCAGCGCGCTCATGACCTCCACGCGGGCACTCGCCAGCGCCGTCAGGGGTGCATAGAGACGGGTCAGCAGCAGAGCCAGGGAGACCACCGCGCCGG belongs to Nesterenkonia halotolerans and includes:
- a CDS encoding GntR family transcriptional regulator, translated to MTDVMWHSLSAEGLSEHAHAPERVAELLRGAISAGAIRPGTKLPEVQLTHQLEISRHTLRSGFQILAAEGLVEKHPNRGVFVHQPTAEDIEEIYRVRRVLEVGAVRTADFPPEELEQLHLIVSGAELARELGDVPAMAQANQVFHRTIAAQVRSPMIDALMEQVLARMRLAFHAKSEQPSFHHTYIRRNGELATLLSSGDRQAAEDYLVEYLGAAEAELLEHLDS
- a CDS encoding ABC transporter ATP-binding protein; translated protein: MSMERAAWGSLYSMTHAKKDYRPFNKETLKRIGGFAHPHRVKLIWFLILSVITAALAVATPLLAGQVVNAITSEAAVSVVIRLAVLIAFIALADAAFNVLSRWLSSQIGEGLILDLRTAVFDHVQKMPIAFFTRTRTGALVSRLNNDVIGAQRAFSGTLSGVVGNLVMVILTLIAMLSLSWQVTVLALLMLPVFVLPARRMGRRLAVLQREAANHNAAMGTQMTERFSAPGATLIKLFGRPEEESVEFEKRARRVRNIGVKTAMLQSSFVTALTLVSALALALVYGLGGFYAIVGELEAGAVVSLALLLTRLYAPLTALASARVEVMSALVSFERVFEVLDLKPLITEKAHPELIPAGPASVVFDGVTFAYPSAEKVSLASLEEVATLDTRGGEEVLHGIDFRVEPGQTVALVGSSGAGKSTIAALLARLYDVDSGSVKVGDVDLRDTSFASLRATLGVVTQDGHLFHDSIRANLTLPAPEASDEEVWDALRRARLEALVHSMPDGLDTVVGERGYRLSGGERQRMTLARLLLAQPQVVILDEATAALDSTSEAAVQAALTEALVGRTALVIAHRLSTVRAADSILVVEAGQIVERGTHPELLDADGRYAELYRTQFATEG
- a CDS encoding polyamine aminopropyltransferase, whose protein sequence is MKARFEELDFQQTPMGELMLRRRTEVGTGTDIYEVKLGEEFLMSSLFTVAEEQMATLGLAAAAGDELDVLVGGLGLGYTAVTALGDPRVRSLEVIDALGVVIGWHQRKLLPVSPALVEDPRTRLRRDDFFAVVRQAPAADAPRYDVILLDVDHSPRHTLAPSHADLYTAPGLTALAEHLNDGGVFTLWSDDAPDEDFHATLASVFADTQAHVVDFDNHLTGGTSSNTVYVGIRQ
- a CDS encoding FHA domain-containing protein, which produces MRLDIDISASITQIEADGTESGQVNASIRAEGQHIEIHTEDASLLDGMPRSITRAADAFASRLAAQGLTLSITGPAGEIVSLGAVKTTVMSRLLTRSKHIRLGSMKSLPRFANAGASGAESSGSLIPPETPWPPIPTFNRRIRRRITTTHAPRGSGRPRLIMSRADQHDAGPLEFNLIADRTLIGSDENSDLQLAGLEPVHAEIFHDDFDEYVIVRHGSIGGSRSAEPGAPVTLRTGSRIDLGAWRLVFLREEYADHGRPYGGRQGGELAYQRPQVDPYRRRE